The Lycium barbarum isolate Lr01 chromosome 12, ASM1917538v2, whole genome shotgun sequence genome includes a region encoding these proteins:
- the LOC132623204 gene encoding U-box domain-containing protein 40, with product MGTNKQRWKISFHKSPSKHPPIPIEFICPISNSLMADPVIVSSGHTFERHCVHACKSLSFTPILPDNSIPDFSTIIPNLALKSTILNFCRSSLLDPPKPLNFLTAENLVFTLMATQKAQNHTKDKSRFSSMTELNRVPSHISTSSEESVTPTSGPLTCYSSSSDVDTMNSNSIEEDELVVKLKSSHISEQEEGVISFRKLTRTREETRFSLCTPRILSALRVLITSRYASVQVNSVAALVNLSLENRNKVKIVRSGIVPPLIDVLKSGFQESQEHVAGALFSLALDDQNKTAIGVLGALPPLLHAVRSESERTRHDSALALYHLSLVQSNRAKLVKLGAVQVLLGMVKTGHMTGRILLILCNLAASSEGRAAMLDGGGVQCFVSMLRKGEFDSESSRENCLAALYGLSHGGLRFKGLAKEAAAEELLIHVEETGNERAKDKARKILEVLRQKDEEEEEVDWEKLLNSDDDMSQTRISSS from the coding sequence ATGGGTACTAACAAGCAAAGATGGAAAATCTCTTTCCACAAATCTCCATCAAAACACCCTCCTATTCCTATAGAATTCATCTGTCCTATTTCTAATTCTCTCATGGCTGACCCTGTAATAGTTTCTTCAGGCCATACATTTGAACGCCACTGTGTTCATGCCTGTAAATCACTATCTTTTACACCTATTCTTCCTGATAATTCCATCCCTGATTTCTCCACAATCATCCCTAACTTAGCTCTCAAATCCACAATCCTCAATTTTTGCCGTTCTTCTCTTCTTGACCCTCCAAAACCCCTCAATTTCCTCACAGCTGAAAATCTTGTTTTTACATTAATGGCCACCCAAAAAGCCCAAAACCACACTAAAGATAAATCAAGATTCAGTAGTATGACTGAGCTAAATCGGGTACCTAGTCACATATCAACGAGTTCAGAGGAATCTGTAACCCCAACAAGTGGGCCCCTCACCTGTTACTCTTCATCATCTGACGTGGATACCATGAACTCAAATTCCATTGAAGAAGATGAGCTTGTTGTAAAACTGAAGAGTTCACATATCTCTGAACAAGAAGAAGGTGTTATCTCGTTTAGGAAATTGACCCGAACCCGAGAAGAAACCCGTTTCAGTTTATGTACTCCTCGTATACTGTCAGCTCTACGTGTACTTATAACCTCAAGGTATGCTTCTGTACAAGTTAATTCAGTAGCGGCATTGGTGAATTTATCATTAGAGAATCGAAACAAGGTGAAAATTGTACGTTCTGGGATTGTTCCACCTTTGATTGATGTGCTAAAAAGTGGATTTCAAGAATCACAAGAACATGTTGCTGGTGCACTTTTCAGTTTAGCTTTAGATGATCAGAACAAAACTGCAATTGGGGTTTTGGGTGCATTGCCTCCACTTTTACATGCTGTTCGATCCGAATCCGAACGTACTAGGCATGATTCGGCTTTGGCTTTGTATCATCTTTCTTTGGTTCAGAGTAACAGGGCTAAGTTAGTGAAACTCGGGGCGGTTCAGGTGTTATTGGGCATGGTTAAAACGGGTCATATGACGGGTCGGATCCTGTTGATACTTTGTAACCTGGCAGCGAGCTCGGAAGGGAGAGCAGCAATGCTTGATGGGGGTGGGGTGCAGTGTTTTGTTAGTATGTTGAGAAAGGGAGAGTTTGATTCGGAGTCGAGTCGTGAGAATTGTCTTGCTGCATTGTATGGACTAAGTCATGGTGGACTTAGGTTTAAAGGGTTGGCTAAAGAGGCTGCTGCTGAGGAGTTGTTGATACATGTTGAGGAAACGGGAAATGAGCGGGCCAAGGATAAGGCCAGAAAGATATTGGAGGTTTTGAGGCAGAAGGATGAAGAGGAGGAGGAAGTTGATTGGGAGAAGTTGCTTAATTCCGATGATGATATGAGTCAAACACGGATAAGTTCTTCATAG
- the LOC132623205 gene encoding peroxidase 31 has product MGLTVLLFLFFSAFLTPSLSNPHSPLNTAYYTKSCPRFEQIMQETTTNKQITSPTTAAATLRLFFHDCFVGGCDSSVLISSTPFNKAERDAEINLSLPGDGFDVITRAKIALELTCPGVVSCSDILAVAARNLVVQTGGPFYQVKLGRKDSFVSKADSVEGNLPRPTMPMDQMIKIFESKGFTVQEMVALSGAHTIGFSHCKEFSSNLSDPSYNPRFAQALRNACGNYQKDPTLSVFNDVMSPNKFDNMYYQNLPKGLGLLSSDRGLFSDPRTKIFVEEYIRDQNVFFKAFGSAMQKLSEHGVKFGKHGEIRHRCDAFNN; this is encoded by the coding sequence ATGGGTTTAACAGTTCTGCTTTTCCTCTTCTTCTCAGCTTTCTTAACTCCCTCATTATCCAACCCCCATTCACCACTCAACACTGCATATTACACTAAATCATGTCCAAGATTCGAACAAATAATGCAAGAAACAACTACAAACAAACAGATCACTTCCCCCACAACCGCTGCCGCCACTCTCCGTCTCTTCTTCCACGACTGTTTCGTCGGCGGTTGTGACAGTTCCGTCTTAATCTCATCCACACCATTTAACAAAGCTGAACGTGACGCTGAAATCAACTTATCTCTTCCAGGTGATGGGTTTGATGTAATCACACGCGCCAAGATCGCGCTTGAACTCACGTGTCCAGGTGTTGTCTCTTGTTCAGACATACTTGCTGTTGCTGCTCGTAACCTCGTTGTCCAAACTGGGGGCCCGTTTTATCAAGTTAAATTGGGCCGTAAAGATTCTTTTGTTTCTAAAGCTGATTCTGTTGAAGGAAATTTGCCCCGACCCACAATGCCAATGGATCAAATGATTAAGATTTTTGAATCTAAAGGGTTTACAGTTCAAGAAATGGTTGCATTATCTGGTGCTCACACAATTGGTTTCTCACATTGTAAAGAATTCAGCTCAAATCTATCTGACCCTTCGTATAATCCTCGATTTGCTCAAGCTTTAAGAAATGCTTGTGGTAATTATCAGAAAGATCCAACGTTGTCTGTGTTTAATGATGTAATGAGTCCTAATAAGTTTGATAATATGTATTATCAGAACTTGCCTAAGGGTTTGGGTTTGTTGTCTTCAGATAGGGGTTTGTTTTCAGATCCGAGGACGAAGATTTTTGTTGAAGAGTATATTAGAGATCAAAATGTGTTTTTTAAGGCGTTTGGTTCAGCTATGCAGAAGTTAAGTGAGCATGGTGTTAAATTTGGCAAACATGGTGAGATCAGGCACAGGTGTGATGCTTTCAACAATTGA
- the LOC132624757 gene encoding uncharacterized protein LOC132624757 produces MSETSHDVPSVSSPGAEAASPAKSKSTFEPTASDIIPAMFNFNKDLKAEKPSSVSDRGYDVRRYPSSIIEEKLDIVRADCGWDTRPSVVLVNEAFIRAQQEINDLRGQLDAQGRETEKYQHLLQEKEDELNRAAALSNLRPELDAAKDENRILKSELAAMADYNRSLEADKIGLSRDKAQFFSRLDELEITVSQLRGELDSVKADAIGLAERNRLLESEAAQYKDRMRVFEEKAEERSWICEGLRVELEEAVSANDALKAEQEAATGRSGVLEENRVDLESKLAKAEADLEEAWKSVEADEAHTAIVAEYEK; encoded by the exons ATGTCGGAAACTTCCCATGATGTTCCATCGGTTTCATCACCAGGAGCCGAGGCTGCATCCCCGGCTAAGTCGAAGAGCACCTTTGAACCGACAGCCTCAGACATTATTCCGGCTATGTTCAACTTCAACAAGGATCTTAAGGCCGAAAAGCCTTCTTCGGTATCGGACAGGGGATATGACGTGAGGCGATACCCCTCGTCCATTATTGAAGAGAAGCTCGACATAGTCCGAGCCGACTGTGGGTGGGACACTCGTCCG agtgtggtgctggtcaatgaagccttcatccgtgctcAGCAGGAGATAAACGACCTtaggggccaactggatgcccaaggccgagagACGGAGAAATACCAGcaccttcttcaggagaaggaggatgagttgaaccgGGCAGccgctctttccaacctccggCCTGAGCTTGATGCGGCTAAGGATGAAAATCGTATTTTGAAAAGTGAGCTGGCCGCTATGGCTGATTATAACCGGAGCCTTGAAGCTGACAAGATtggccttagccgggataaagcTCAGTTTTTCTCGAGGCTGGATGAGCTCGAGATCACCGTTTCCCAACTTCGGGGGGAACTGGATTCAGTGAAGGCCGACGCTATaggcttggccgagaggaaccggctgcTCGAGTCCGAGGCCGCTCAGTACAAGGATCGCatgagggtgtttgaggagaagGCCGAGGAGCGATCTTGGATATGTGAAGGCCTAAGAGTTGAGCTCGAGGAGGCGGTGAGTGCCAATGACGCCCTTAAGGCCGAGCAAGAGGCGGCCACCGGTAGGAGCGGTGTCCTTGAGGAGAACCGGGTTGATCTGGAATCCAAGCTGGCcaaggccgaggccgatttggaagaggcCTGGAAAAGTGTGGAAGCGGATGAGGCTCACACTGCtattgttgccgagtatgagaagtga